The nucleotide sequence GTCGGAAAAGTGGAAGAGCAGCTACAAGCTCAAAGCATTGAAGGCGAAGAATTGAAAATTTCATTCAGCGCTAAATTTATGATGGATGCCTTGAAGGCGATTGATGGCCAGGACGTGCTGATTCAATTTACGGGAGCGATGCGCCCGTTCATTTTGAAATCTGCGCTTGACGATTCAATTTTGCAATTGATTCTTCCTGTCCGGACCTATTAAAAACAGAAAACACCCTCTAGGATAGCCGTAAAGGCTATCCTTTTTACTTTTCACCCTAAATAGGGTAAAGTAGAGGGATAGACTACGAATTGAAGGATGAGTGCATTTTGAAAGAAATCGGGATTGAGACAGAATATATTACACTTGGGCAATTGCTGAAAATGACAGATACGATTAGTTCAGGAGGCATGGCAAAGTGGTTTTTAAGTGAGCATGAAGTGTTTGTAAACGGAGAAGCTGAAGACCGGAGAGGCCGCAAGCTGCGCCCCAACGATACGGTAACGATTCCAGAAGTAGGGGAGTTTCGTATTGCAGTAGCTGAAGGCATGAGCTTCGATGTGGATTGACCGCCTCGAGCTCCGCGACTACCGGAATTACGAGACGCTTGACTTGTCTTTTTCTCCTGAAATAAACGTCTTTATCGGTGAAAATGCGCAGGGCAAAACCAATATCATGGAATCCTTGTACGTTTTATCGATGGCAAAATCACATCGAACCACCAATGACAAAGAATTGATACGCTGGAATGCCGATTATGGTAAAATTAAAGGTGATGTCTTCCGTAAATACGGGAAGCTGCCTTTGGAAATCACTTTGTCCAAAAAAGGCAAAAAAGCGAAGGTCAATCATTTGGAACAGCGGCGGCTCAGTGACTACATTGGCCAATTGAATGTCGTAATGTTTGCTCCTGAGGATTTAAATTTAGTCAAAGGGAGTCCGCAAATTCGCCGGCGTTTTATCGATATGGAAATCGGTCAAATATCCCCTGTCTATTTGCATGATCTGTTGACATACCAGAAATTGTTGAAGCAGCGGAATCATATACTTAAGCAAAATTACGGCAAGCAGGCCATCAACGATGTCATGTTCGATGTTTATACAGAACAATTTATCGAAGCTGCAGTAAAAATTATCCAAAAACGCTATCAGTTCATGGAATTATTGCAAAAATGGGCTGAACCTATCCATCACGGCATTTCCCGGGGGCTGGAACAACTGCAAATCTGCTATCAACCGATCAGCGGTTTAAAGCCCGAATGGACGCCGACCGAGATGGCGTCTTTTTTAGAGCAGAAACTTGCTGAAGTTCGTAAACGGGAAATCGAGCGCGGTTTGACGCTTGTCGGCCCTCACCGTGATGAATTGCAGTTTCTGGTGAACGGCTATGATGTCCAGACTTACGGCTCTCAAGGCCAGCAGCGGACCACAGCGCTTTCTTTGAAGCTGGCGGAAATTGAATTGATCAAGCAGGAAGTCGGGGAAGCGCCCGTCCTGCTGCTGGATGATGTGCTGTCAGAGCTGGACGATTACCGGCAGTCCCATTTGCTGAACACCATCCACGGGTCTGTCCAGACCTTTGTTACGACGACTAACGTAGACGGAATTCAGCACGAAACCATTCAAAATGCCCGTCTTTTCGAAGTATCCCAAGGGATGGTTAAGGGGTGACGCGTTATTTACGTGCACATTGGAAAAGAGCAGACAATCCGAATAGCCGAAATTATTGCCGTCACCGCGCATGAGCATCACGTTCCGGCTGCTTTTGTGCGGCTTCTCGTCCCTTTAGAGAAAGTTAAATCATTTATTGTGACCGACGATCTTGTCTATGGTTCGCCTTTGCGGGCGCAGGCCATCTTGAAAAAGATCCGGCAAAACCGGTTGTAAACAAGCCAATGGAAAACAGAATGTTGTAAGAAAGAGCAGGTGAACGCAGTGGCAATGGAAGAAAAAGATCTTCAACCCTCATATGATGCGAATCAGATTCAAGTTTTGGAAGGACTGGAAGCGGTCCGCAAAAGACCCGGAATGTATATCGGTTCAACTGGTTCAAGAGGACTTCACCATTTAGTCTGGGAAATCGTGGATAATAGTATTGATGAAGCATTAGCAGGCTATTGCGACGAAATTCAAGTGACAATTGAACCCGGTGACTGGATTCGCGTAGAAGACAACGGTCGAGGCATTCCGGTTGGCATGCAGGAAAAAATGGGCCGTCCGGCTGTAGAAGTCATCATGACTGTCTTGCACGCAGGCGGTAAATTCGGCGGCGGCGGATATAAAGTATCCGGCGGTTTGCACGGTGTTGGGGCATCGGTTGTTAACGCTTTGTCCGAAGTGACGGAAGTATACGTTAACCGCGATGGCAAACGCCATTACATTAAATTTGAACGCGGAGCGGTTACAGAAGAACTGCATGTGATCGGCGACGCTGAAAATACAGGCACCACGATCCGTTTCAAAGCGGACCCTGAAATCTTTAAAGAAACGACTGTCTATGAATTTGATATTTTAGACCACCGTCTGCGGGAACTTGCTTATTTGAACCGCGGATTAAGAATCGTTGCGCGGGATGAACGCGAAGGCGAACAAAAAGAAAAGGTCTACCATTTCGAAGGCGGGATCAAATCGTACGTTGAACATATGAATAAATCCAAAGATCCTCTTCACGAAGAGGCGATTTTTGTAGAAGCTGAACGAGACGGCATTTCCGTAGAAGTCGCGATGCAATACAATGCCGGCTATGCAGCCAATATTTTTTCATTTGCCAATAATATCAATACGCATGAAGGCGGAACGCACGAATCCGGTTTTAAGACAGCTTTGACGCGCGTTGTGAATGACTACGGCCGCAAAAATGGCATGCTGAAAGAACAAGATGCCAATTTGACAGGCGATGACGTCCGTGAAGGGTTAACTGCCATAATTTCAGTTAAACACCCGGATCCCCAGTTTGAGGGCCAAACCAAAACGAAACTGGGCAATACGGAAGTCAGCACAATCGTCAACAACTTGTTCTCCGCAGGTTTCGATCGATTCCTTTTGGAAAATCCATCGGTTTCTCGCAAAATTGTGGAAAAAGGCATCATGGCTTCGCATGCACGTATGGCAGCTAAAAAAGCACGTGAATTCACACGCCGCAAATCAGTGCTTGAAGTATCAAGCTTGCCTGGTAAACTGGCGGACTGCTCTTCGCGTGATCCGAAAATCAGTGAAATTTACATTGTTGAGGGTGACTCAGCCGGAGGCTCGGCAAAATCAGGCCGTGACCGCCATTTCCAAGCCATTTTGCCGCTGCGCGGGAAAATCTTGAATGTTGAAAAAGCCCGTCTTGATAAAATTCTGACAAACGCCGAAATCCGCAACATTATTACAGCCTTAGGCACAGGCATCGGCGAAGAATTTAATTTGGCGAAAGCGCGTTATCATAAAGTTGTCATCATGACAGATGCGGACGTCGACGGCGCCCACATCCGGACTTTGCTATTGACGTTCTTCTTCCGCTACATGCGGCCATTGCTTGAAGCGGGCTATATTTACATTGCCCAGCCGCCATTGTTCCAAATCAAACAAGGCAAGCACGTTGATTATGTTTATACCGATGCGCAATTGAAAGAAGCACTCGAAAACTTGTCTCCAACACCAAAACCGAATATTCAGCGCTATAAAGGGTTAGGAGAAATGAACGCGGAGCAGTTATGGGATACAACAATGGATCCGGATGTTCGTACCTTGCTGCAAGTGACGCTGACTGATGCGATGGTGGCAGACGAGACTTTCCACATTTTAATGGGAGACGACGTTGAACCACGCCGTAACTTTATCGAAGAAAATGCGAAATACGTTAAAAACCTGGACGTTTAAGTGATGTAGAGTTGAGAGGAGGCTGCGGATATGGCTGAACGGCCTAGCAGTGGTGTTGAAGAAATAAATATAAGCACGGAAATGCGCACATCGTTTTTGGATTATGCGATGAGCGTT is from Planococcus liqunii and encodes:
- the recF gene encoding DNA replication/repair protein RecF (All proteins in this family for which functions are known are DNA-binding proteins that assist the filamentation of RecA onto DNA for the initiation of recombination or recombinational repair.), with translation MWIDRLELRDYRNYETLDLSFSPEINVFIGENAQGKTNIMESLYVLSMAKSHRTTNDKELIRWNADYGKIKGDVFRKYGKLPLEITLSKKGKKAKVNHLEQRRLSDYIGQLNVVMFAPEDLNLVKGSPQIRRRFIDMEIGQISPVYLHDLLTYQKLLKQRNHILKQNYGKQAINDVMFDVYTEQFIEAAVKIIQKRYQFMELLQKWAEPIHHGISRGLEQLQICYQPISGLKPEWTPTEMASFLEQKLAEVRKREIERGLTLVGPHRDELQFLVNGYDVQTYGSQGQQRTTALSLKLAEIELIKQEVGEAPVLLLDDVLSELDDYRQSHLLNTIHGSVQTFVTTTNVDGIQHETIQNARLFEVSQGMVKG
- the gyrB gene encoding DNA topoisomerase (ATP-hydrolyzing) subunit B encodes the protein MEEKDLQPSYDANQIQVLEGLEAVRKRPGMYIGSTGSRGLHHLVWEIVDNSIDEALAGYCDEIQVTIEPGDWIRVEDNGRGIPVGMQEKMGRPAVEVIMTVLHAGGKFGGGGYKVSGGLHGVGASVVNALSEVTEVYVNRDGKRHYIKFERGAVTEELHVIGDAENTGTTIRFKADPEIFKETTVYEFDILDHRLRELAYLNRGLRIVARDEREGEQKEKVYHFEGGIKSYVEHMNKSKDPLHEEAIFVEAERDGISVEVAMQYNAGYAANIFSFANNINTHEGGTHESGFKTALTRVVNDYGRKNGMLKEQDANLTGDDVREGLTAIISVKHPDPQFEGQTKTKLGNTEVSTIVNNLFSAGFDRFLLENPSVSRKIVEKGIMASHARMAAKKAREFTRRKSVLEVSSLPGKLADCSSRDPKISEIYIVEGDSAGGSAKSGRDRHFQAILPLRGKILNVEKARLDKILTNAEIRNIITALGTGIGEEFNLAKARYHKVVIMTDADVDGAHIRTLLLTFFFRYMRPLLEAGYIYIAQPPLFQIKQGKHVDYVYTDAQLKEALENLSPTPKPNIQRYKGLGEMNAEQLWDTTMDPDVRTLLQVTLTDAMVADETFHILMGDDVEPRRNFIEENAKYVKNLDV
- the yaaA gene encoding S4 domain-containing protein YaaA; the encoded protein is MKEIGIETEYITLGQLLKMTDTISSGGMAKWFLSEHEVFVNGEAEDRRGRKLRPNDTVTIPEVGEFRIAVAEGMSFDVD